Proteins encoded in a region of the Pirellulaceae bacterium genome:
- a CDS encoding SgcJ/EcaC family oxidoreductase — MKQMMLVGLGIIGAVSGLTQACNAQQASGDEAAIRNAIATYTEAFNKADAKSIAAHWSPEGVYTSRLSGDAIVGRDALEQEFASQFAKIKGAKLAVAVDSIQFISPNVALEQGAAALVLPNQPPRESDYSAVHVKRNGKWLIDRLTDEATELMPSHYEELKALEWLIGDWTDTEGRGTITTECSWTRNRNFITRSFAVTIEGAVELTGMQFIGWDPNQKQIRAWTFDSDGGFAESNWRQNDGKWIAQTVATLPDGRRGSSTSVFRPIDENRFGWQKINRLVDGDILPNVGEIEVVRKGS, encoded by the coding sequence ATGAAACAGATGATGCTGGTTGGTCTTGGAATCATTGGAGCCGTTAGCGGCTTGACGCAGGCGTGTAATGCCCAACAGGCGAGTGGGGACGAGGCAGCGATTCGAAACGCCATCGCAACCTACACTGAGGCATTTAACAAGGCAGATGCAAAATCCATTGCTGCTCACTGGTCGCCCGAGGGCGTCTACACGAGTCGTCTCTCTGGCGACGCCATTGTTGGACGCGACGCTTTGGAACAGGAGTTTGCTAGCCAGTTTGCAAAAATCAAGGGAGCAAAGCTCGCTGTAGCGGTCGACTCAATTCAATTTATCTCACCTAATGTTGCTCTCGAACAAGGTGCGGCTGCCCTGGTTCTCCCGAATCAACCTCCCCGCGAATCCGACTATAGCGCGGTCCACGTCAAACGCAATGGAAAGTGGTTGATCGATCGGCTGACGGATGAAGCGACGGAACTAATGCCCTCGCATTACGAAGAGTTAAAAGCGCTCGAGTGGTTGATCGGCGACTGGACCGATACCGAGGGACGCGGAACAATCACGACCGAATGCTCGTGGACTCGAAACAGAAATTTTATCACACGTTCGTTTGCTGTCACCATTGAAGGTGCTGTTGAGTTGACTGGCATGCAATTCATTGGTTGGGACCCGAATCAAAAACAGATTCGCGCATGGACATTTGACTCAGATGGTGGGTTTGCCGAAAGCAATTGGCGGCAAAATGACGGGAAGTGGATTGCGCAAACGGTTGCGACGCTCCCTGACGGTCGACGCGGTTCATCAACCAGTGTCTTCCGACCCATCGATGAAAATCGATTCGGTTGGCAGAAAATTAATCGGTTGGTTGATGGCGATATTCTTCCCAATGTGGGTGAAATCGAAGTCGTGCGCAAGGGATCTTGA
- a CDS encoding c-type cytochrome, which translates to MSISYRKRLSRAWLFSLLLLLSLFSVTTKRVTAQNSGKLLVDQLRAIDQSQLVDDAMERGDAQRGAILFHQAQMQCAKCHATGREASLLGPNLSRYDEKVVRTHLIESMLDPSKKIREGFQTVVVLTADGISTTGILAADRGDRLVVRDASNDGREMELRKQELEDWSLSELSLMPEGLVNQLGTRQQFYDLARYVIEIAEQGPKRAEELEPPAALTQLPPLPEYEKDVDHRGMIATFDAESLQRGQKIYNRVCANCHGTIEREGSLPTAPRFATGKLKNGSDPYRLYQTLTHGYGMMMSQRWMVPQQKYDVIHYMRESYFKKRNPSLYRGIDANYLANVPSGTTRGPKPIRLEPYVVMDYGPSLIHTYEIQLNNPGDEERVGWNLGRGPNAGDPWANPDEYFAPGEAPNFAYKGIAVRLDPGAGGISRGAQWMVFDHDTLSVQAGWSGTGFIDYSCIQFDGKHGCHNRLVGEIDFENPIGPGWAQPLTGSFTDPRPVGRDGRPYGPIPRDWGRYRGLYHHGQRTILSYSVGGAAILEMPGQLSNEDEAPIFTRQLSIGPAAHRLSLRVAPEGNTVLVRGSDETEIDQRDGFIVIDIPARDATINVEVLISSAAININENNLPDLIDLRTLTKGGPPRWPQRVTTQIETEFDKVFTVDRLTLPTDNPWNCQVRATGLDFYKDGKRAALCTWDGDVWIINGVDQASGELVWQRIASGLFQPLGLKIIDDQIFVTCRDQIVIPRDLNGDNETDYYECFNNDHQVTEHFHEFAMGLQADEEGNLYYAKSARHAKRAVVPHHGTLLKVTADGERTEVIATGFRAANGVCINPDGSFFVTDQEGHWNPKNRINRVTQGGFYGNMYGYTDATDPADEAMEQPLCWITNAFDRSPAELLWVPKGSWGQLSGSLLNLSYGYGKIFIVPYQQVGNRMQGGMCELPIPMFSSGLVRGRFHPETDDLFVCGMFSWAGSRQAPGCFHRVRYRGKPSHLPVHLNAYEQTLAITLADPVDRKTASNPANYSVTAWDLRRTPNYGSKHYNERGLKIKSVFVSEDGRTLILTLPELAPSWGMSIQYRLKGSNGRQFEGNIHNSIFELPTNPNVSASNR; encoded by the coding sequence ATGAGCATTTCTTATCGCAAACGACTCTCGCGCGCCTGGCTTTTCTCTCTGTTGCTTCTGCTGTCATTATTTTCCGTGACAACGAAACGGGTAACGGCACAAAATAGCGGCAAGCTGCTGGTCGATCAGTTACGAGCGATCGACCAATCCCAGCTTGTGGATGATGCGATGGAACGGGGTGATGCACAACGGGGCGCGATTTTGTTCCACCAGGCCCAGATGCAATGCGCGAAATGTCATGCAACAGGTCGAGAGGCATCGTTACTGGGTCCTAATCTGTCTCGATATGACGAGAAGGTAGTACGGACGCATTTGATCGAATCGATGCTGGACCCCTCCAAAAAGATCCGGGAAGGGTTCCAAACCGTCGTGGTCTTGACTGCCGACGGAATTTCAACGACCGGAATTCTGGCAGCCGATCGGGGCGATCGCTTGGTTGTCCGCGATGCCTCGAACGATGGTCGTGAAATGGAACTCCGCAAACAGGAGCTCGAGGACTGGTCCTTATCGGAGCTTTCGTTGATGCCCGAGGGTCTTGTGAATCAACTTGGCACTCGACAACAGTTTTACGATTTGGCCCGATACGTCATTGAGATTGCGGAACAAGGCCCTAAACGTGCAGAAGAACTCGAACCGCCTGCCGCTCTGACGCAATTGCCTCCCTTACCCGAATACGAAAAAGACGTAGATCATCGCGGCATGATCGCTACCTTTGACGCAGAATCACTGCAACGGGGACAGAAGATCTACAATCGCGTCTGCGCGAACTGCCACGGTACGATCGAGCGAGAGGGATCTCTGCCGACGGCTCCTCGTTTTGCCACGGGAAAGTTGAAGAACGGGAGCGACCCCTACCGGCTCTACCAAACACTGACTCATGGATACGGCATGATGATGTCGCAACGCTGGATGGTGCCTCAACAAAAATATGATGTCATTCACTACATGCGTGAGTCCTATTTCAAGAAACGCAATCCCAGTTTGTACCGTGGCATTGATGCCAATTATTTGGCCAACGTGCCGTCCGGTACGACTCGTGGTCCAAAGCCCATTCGCCTAGAACCTTACGTGGTGATGGACTACGGACCTTCGCTGATCCATACGTACGAAATTCAATTAAATAACCCGGGCGACGAAGAACGGGTCGGATGGAATCTTGGCCGTGGTCCGAATGCAGGCGATCCCTGGGCAAATCCCGATGAGTACTTTGCCCCAGGTGAAGCGCCAAACTTTGCCTATAAGGGAATTGCCGTACGCTTGGATCCTGGCGCAGGCGGGATTTCACGCGGTGCCCAATGGATGGTCTTTGACCACGACACGCTGAGTGTCCAGGCCGGTTGGAGTGGCACGGGATTCATTGATTACAGCTGTATCCAATTCGATGGAAAGCATGGCTGTCACAATCGCTTGGTGGGAGAAATCGACTTTGAGAATCCAATCGGCCCGGGTTGGGCACAACCGCTTACCGGCAGCTTTACCGATCCGCGACCGGTCGGCCGCGATGGCAGACCTTATGGGCCAATTCCCCGCGATTGGGGTCGCTACCGCGGACTGTATCATCACGGCCAACGCACCATCCTGTCGTACTCCGTGGGCGGCGCTGCCATCTTAGAAATGCCAGGCCAACTGAGCAACGAAGACGAGGCACCGATTTTCACGCGACAGTTGTCGATTGGACCCGCAGCACATCGTCTCAGCTTGCGAGTCGCACCCGAAGGCAACACAGTATTGGTCCGGGGAAGTGACGAGACGGAGATCGATCAACGCGATGGCTTCATCGTCATCGACATCCCAGCCCGCGATGCGACCATCAATGTGGAAGTGCTCATCTCAAGCGCAGCGATCAACATCAATGAAAACAACCTGCCCGACTTGATCGACCTGCGCACACTGACAAAGGGCGGACCACCTCGATGGCCACAACGAGTTACGACTCAAATCGAAACGGAATTCGACAAAGTGTTCACGGTCGACAGATTGACGTTGCCTACTGACAATCCTTGGAATTGTCAGGTAAGGGCTACTGGCTTGGACTTCTACAAGGACGGCAAACGTGCAGCCCTTTGCACTTGGGATGGCGATGTATGGATCATTAACGGGGTCGACCAGGCGTCTGGCGAACTTGTCTGGCAAAGAATTGCATCAGGCTTATTCCAGCCACTCGGACTTAAGATTATTGACGACCAAATCTTCGTGACCTGTCGCGATCAAATTGTGATTCCTCGCGATTTGAATGGTGACAACGAAACTGACTACTATGAGTGTTTCAACAATGACCACCAAGTCACGGAACATTTCCATGAATTTGCAATGGGCCTTCAGGCCGATGAAGAAGGCAATCTGTATTACGCCAAAAGCGCTCGACACGCGAAGCGCGCTGTAGTCCCTCACCACGGTACATTATTAAAAGTCACTGCCGACGGGGAACGGACCGAAGTGATTGCGACTGGATTCCGCGCCGCAAATGGCGTCTGCATCAACCCCGACGGTTCGTTCTTTGTGACCGATCAAGAAGGGCACTGGAATCCCAAAAACCGAATCAATCGGGTCACCCAAGGGGGCTTCTACGGAAACATGTATGGATACACTGACGCCACCGATCCAGCCGATGAAGCGATGGAGCAGCCGTTGTGTTGGATCACGAATGCCTTCGATCGTTCCCCAGCCGAGTTATTGTGGGTCCCCAAAGGCAGCTGGGGACAGCTCAGCGGTTCACTCCTAAACCTCTCTTATGGTTACGGGAAGATCTTTATCGTGCCCTACCAACAGGTGGGCAACCGCATGCAAGGTGGCATGTGCGAACTGCCGATTCCAATGTTTTCGTCCGGATTGGTTCGTGGTCGATTCCATCCAGAAACGGATGACTTGTTTGTCTGCGGAATGTTTTCCTGGGCCGGAAGCCGACAAGCACCGGGGTGTTTTCACCGAGTGCGTTACCGGGGCAAACCGTCTCACTTACCTGTTCATTTAAACGCCTACGAACAAACACTCGCGATCACACTAGCTGACCCGGTTGATCGAAAAACGGCCTCCAATCCGGCCAACTACTCGGTGACTGCCTGGGATTTGCGAAGAACGCCCAATTACGGCTCGAAGCATTACAACGAGCGTGGACTCAAAATCAAATCTGTCTTTGTCAGTGAAGACGGACGCACGCTAATACTCACCCTGCCCGAGCTTGCCCCCAGTTGGGGAATGTCAATTCAATACAGACTCAAAGGCAGCAACGGTCGACAGTTCGAGGGCAACATTCACAATTCGATCTTCGAACTGCCTACCAATCCCAATGTGAGCGCCTCAAACCGATAG
- the cheB gene encoding chemotaxis-specific protein-glutamate methyltransferase CheB: MRVGLVNDLRLALEALRRVIQSMPDAEEAWCAIDGREAVTRCGEDPPDLILMDLIMPEMNGVEATRQIMRSFPCPILVTTATVTGNRELVYDALGAGAVDAIETPVLGRHGSLQGAEALIRKMRCVLQIANAEINPERRMPKETIVSSPAHTSNPPLVVIGSSTGGPDALREVLGSLRRDCSVVIVQHLGEAYITGLANWLTEETPWKVVLAEAGQSSQVGHAYLANSIQHLVLDDQGHFDYQLEPQDHLHQPSVDVFFSSLCQTAVLPGVGILLTGMGRDGASGLRELRDNGWKTIAQDEKSSIVWGMPGTAAREGAAMQILPLNQIGNAANQYLGSLIHKS, encoded by the coding sequence ATGCGTGTAGGGCTGGTCAACGATCTACGATTGGCTCTGGAGGCCTTACGGCGAGTCATTCAATCGATGCCGGACGCCGAAGAAGCGTGGTGTGCGATCGATGGTCGCGAAGCCGTGACACGGTGTGGGGAAGATCCGCCGGATTTGATCCTGATGGATCTCATCATGCCGGAAATGAATGGAGTTGAGGCGACTCGTCAAATCATGCGATCGTTTCCCTGCCCTATTTTGGTCACCACTGCGACCGTCACAGGTAATCGTGAGCTGGTGTATGACGCGTTGGGCGCTGGCGCTGTCGATGCGATAGAGACCCCCGTGCTCGGACGTCACGGCAGTTTGCAGGGTGCTGAAGCGCTAATTCGGAAAATGAGATGTGTTTTGCAAATTGCCAACGCGGAAATAAATCCGGAGCGGAGGATGCCAAAAGAGACCATCGTCAGCTCCCCCGCACACACCTCCAATCCACCGTTGGTTGTGATCGGTTCTTCTACAGGCGGTCCTGATGCGCTGCGGGAGGTGCTTGGTAGCTTGCGACGAGATTGCTCGGTCGTGATCGTCCAGCATCTGGGGGAAGCCTACATCACGGGTCTCGCAAACTGGTTGACCGAGGAGACACCCTGGAAAGTTGTTTTGGCAGAAGCCGGACAATCGTCTCAAGTGGGGCACGCTTATTTGGCCAACTCAATCCAGCATCTTGTGCTGGACGATCAAGGCCATTTTGACTATCAATTAGAGCCCCAAGATCATCTTCATCAACCTTCGGTGGACGTGTTCTTTTCATCTCTTTGCCAAACGGCTGTCTTGCCTGGCGTGGGCATTCTGCTCACCGGCATGGGGCGAGATGGAGCTTCGGGACTGCGTGAACTGAGAGATAATGGCTGGAAGACCATCGCTCAGGATGAGAAATCGAGTATTGTATGGGGAATGCCAGGGACCGCCGCTCGCGAGGGAGCTGCGATGCAGATTTTGCCACTGAATCAAATTGGAAATGCGGCGAACCAGTATTTAGGATCATTAATCCATAAGAGTTGA
- a CDS encoding serine hydrolase, translating to MKFVLFLLLLFQFPHSLVCAGDNVAVSEAYQKLRDHLCGIIQAEIKGKGIPCLSIAVVSGKEIVWAEGFGFSDAERTQPATARTVYRVGSVSKLLTDLAILQCVEQGQVNLDAPLTDYDPDFAPANVFGVPITLRQLASHRAGLVREPPVGNYFDPTEPSLLATVRSLNQTKLVYQPSTRTKYSNAGVAVVGHVLSEVTQQRFEKVIWENVLQPLGMTDSRFALNNSLRERLADAQMWTHDGRKFAAPTFELGTSPAGNLYSTVIDLSKFAVALFNEGRGERGQLLTSESLQEAMKPQSDESDGFGIGFHISEFQGQKLVGHGGAVYGFSTQFYALPESDLAVICVAAKDLTNGVVRRVARHALSGALQIDQEEFAVFPTTTAIPISRARLLDGTYLREGSDQRVELRESNGRLSMIGLELQREIRAQGSDLVADDVFGFGPRLERIDDDTWKMNRQFYRRVENNDAPARLPSRWVRLVGEYGWDHNTLFIYERHGELWCLIEWAFHYPLKEIPADADSATRRFRFPDYGLYQDEEVVFAVDQRGDVLQVIAAEVTFERRLVGRVDGETFRITPRQPIAKVREVATNATMPAKLRQANRKPDLVDVTSLDSSIKLDIRYASNNNFMNAAFYKQPRAFLQRPAAKALVAAHLWLKDKGYGLLIHDAYRPWFVTKMFWEATPSHQKIFVANPANGSRHNRGCAVDLTLYNLSNGLPVPMGAGYDEFSPRSFPDYPVADSRARWHRELLRDAMEQAGFTIYKFEWWHFDYGDWREYPVLNQSFEQILP from the coding sequence ATGAAATTTGTTTTATTCCTATTGTTGTTGTTTCAGTTTCCGCACTCGTTGGTTTGCGCTGGAGATAATGTTGCTGTATCGGAGGCTTATCAAAAGCTTCGTGACCATCTGTGTGGCATCATTCAGGCCGAAATCAAGGGGAAAGGGATTCCGTGTCTGTCTATTGCAGTTGTTTCTGGTAAGGAGATCGTATGGGCAGAAGGATTCGGATTTTCTGATGCTGAGCGGACGCAGCCAGCCACTGCGCGAACTGTCTATCGTGTTGGCTCCGTGTCTAAGTTGTTGACTGACCTTGCCATCCTGCAATGTGTTGAACAAGGCCAGGTGAACCTTGACGCGCCTTTGACGGATTACGATCCGGATTTTGCGCCGGCAAATGTGTTTGGGGTTCCGATCACTTTACGGCAGTTAGCATCTCATCGCGCTGGTCTTGTTCGTGAACCACCGGTAGGAAATTATTTCGACCCAACGGAGCCTTCGTTGTTGGCAACGGTGCGTAGCTTGAACCAAACTAAATTGGTCTATCAGCCATCGACTCGGACAAAATATTCGAATGCGGGTGTTGCCGTGGTGGGCCATGTCCTCAGTGAGGTTACTCAACAGCGTTTCGAGAAAGTCATTTGGGAAAATGTTCTGCAACCGCTTGGTATGACGGACAGTCGTTTCGCCCTAAATAATTCACTGCGGGAGCGTTTGGCTGATGCCCAGATGTGGACACATGATGGTCGTAAATTCGCTGCTCCAACCTTTGAACTAGGAACCTCTCCGGCGGGTAACCTCTATTCGACGGTCATTGACCTGAGCAAGTTTGCGGTCGCCTTGTTCAACGAAGGGCGTGGTGAGCGAGGCCAATTGTTGACCTCTGAATCTTTGCAAGAGGCAATGAAGCCTCAGTCCGATGAGTCCGATGGATTTGGGATCGGTTTCCATATCTCAGAATTTCAGGGGCAGAAGTTAGTGGGGCATGGCGGTGCTGTCTATGGGTTTTCGACGCAGTTTTACGCTCTGCCTGAAAGTGATTTAGCAGTTATCTGTGTCGCAGCCAAAGATTTAACCAACGGCGTGGTCCGACGTGTCGCGCGTCATGCATTGAGCGGTGCTCTGCAAATCGATCAGGAGGAGTTTGCTGTTTTTCCAACCACCACGGCGATCCCGATCAGTCGTGCCCGATTGCTGGATGGCACGTATTTGCGAGAGGGCTCTGATCAACGAGTAGAATTGCGGGAGTCGAACGGGCGGCTCAGCATGATTGGTTTGGAGTTGCAACGGGAGATACGAGCCCAAGGTTCAGATTTGGTCGCCGATGATGTGTTTGGTTTCGGACCAAGGTTGGAGCGAATCGATGACGATACGTGGAAGATGAATCGACAGTTCTATCGTCGTGTGGAAAACAATGATGCGCCGGCGCGCTTGCCATCACGCTGGGTACGGCTTGTGGGTGAATACGGATGGGACCATAACACGCTCTTTATCTACGAACGTCATGGGGAACTGTGGTGTCTGATCGAATGGGCCTTTCATTATCCTTTGAAAGAAATTCCTGCGGATGCAGATTCAGCAACTAGGCGGTTTCGTTTTCCGGATTACGGTCTCTATCAGGATGAGGAAGTCGTTTTTGCTGTCGATCAGCGAGGGGATGTCCTGCAAGTGATTGCCGCAGAGGTGACATTCGAACGACGCCTTGTCGGGCGAGTTGATGGGGAAACGTTTCGCATCACGCCCAGGCAGCCCATTGCGAAAGTGCGAGAGGTCGCGACGAACGCAACCATGCCGGCAAAACTGAGGCAGGCCAACCGCAAACCTGATCTGGTTGACGTGACTTCACTCGACAGTTCAATCAAGCTTGATATTCGTTATGCGTCGAACAATAACTTTATGAATGCTGCGTTTTACAAGCAGCCACGAGCCTTTTTGCAGCGCCCTGCGGCGAAGGCGCTGGTTGCCGCGCATTTATGGTTGAAGGACAAAGGGTACGGATTGCTCATACATGATGCTTACCGTCCGTGGTTCGTGACGAAAATGTTTTGGGAAGCAACACCATCTCATCAAAAAATCTTTGTCGCAAATCCGGCTAACGGCTCACGGCATAATCGAGGCTGTGCGGTGGATCTAACCCTGTACAATCTGAGTAACGGTCTTCCGGTTCCCATGGGCGCTGGTTACGACGAGTTTTCTCCACGATCCTTTCCCGATTATCCCGTGGCTGACAGTCGAGCTCGCTGGCATCGAGAATTGCTCCGCGATGCGATGGAGCAGGCGGGCTTCACGATTTATAAGTTTGAGTGGTGGCATTTTGACTACGGAGATTGGCGGGAATACCCGGTTCTCAATCAGTCCTTCGAACAAATCCTTCCGTGA
- a CDS encoding SpoIIE family protein phosphatase has translation MNLAAQATSLSEHKIIVLLVDDQPIIGEAVRRILSVADDITYHYCQHATEALQKAAELGPTVILQDLVMPEIDGLDLVPQYRTQAETKDTPLIVLSTKEEAVTKAEAFARGANDYLVKIPDGLELIARIRYHSRGYIAMLERQAAYEALQRSEGILRDQLDSAADYVISLLPLPMKSPISIDWSFVPSAALGGDAFDYQWLDDRRLAMCLLDVCGHGVGSALLSVSVLNTLRSRTLPDTNFKDPSSVLMRVNQAFQMDRQNDLFFTMWYGVYDCETRQLTHAGAAHPPALLIAPDVTDNDRLRELNSSGPMIGIDEDSTFPSQTSEVRPGDQLYFFSDGVFEIIKPDGTMWTMEEFLEFMKQPIADGTTKSEELLTYVRELQGRDELNDDFSIVHADFVAN, from the coding sequence ATGAATCTAGCAGCCCAAGCGACAAGTCTATCGGAACACAAAATCATTGTTTTACTGGTCGATGATCAACCAATCATCGGTGAAGCCGTTCGACGCATTTTGTCGGTAGCGGACGACATCACCTACCACTATTGCCAGCACGCTACCGAGGCTTTGCAAAAAGCGGCTGAGCTGGGGCCCACCGTGATCCTCCAAGACTTGGTCATGCCTGAAATCGATGGGCTTGATTTGGTGCCCCAGTATCGCACCCAAGCAGAAACAAAAGATACGCCGTTGATCGTACTGAGTACGAAAGAGGAGGCGGTGACAAAGGCCGAAGCATTCGCGCGGGGTGCAAATGACTATCTGGTCAAGATTCCAGATGGGCTGGAATTGATCGCGAGAATTCGATATCACTCTCGCGGCTACATCGCTATGTTAGAGCGACAAGCGGCCTATGAGGCTTTACAACGAAGCGAAGGTATCTTGCGCGACCAATTAGATAGCGCTGCAGACTATGTGATTTCGCTTTTGCCACTCCCGATGAAGTCGCCAATTTCTATCGACTGGAGTTTCGTGCCATCAGCCGCGTTAGGGGGAGACGCATTCGACTACCAGTGGCTTGATGACCGACGCCTGGCGATGTGTTTGCTTGATGTTTGTGGGCATGGGGTAGGTTCGGCGTTATTGTCCGTTTCCGTACTCAACACCTTGAGGTCGCGAACATTACCTGACACCAACTTCAAGGATCCATCGAGTGTGCTAATGCGCGTGAATCAAGCATTTCAAATGGATCGACAGAATGATTTGTTCTTTACGATGTGGTATGGAGTTTATGATTGTGAGACCAGGCAATTGACGCACGCAGGTGCGGCTCATCCCCCTGCGTTATTGATCGCGCCCGATGTAACTGATAATGACCGACTACGGGAACTTAATTCGTCGGGCCCGATGATCGGGATCGATGAGGACTCAACCTTCCCGTCACAAACCAGTGAGGTGCGACCTGGAGACCAACTTTATTTCTTCAGCGATGGGGTCTTCGAAATTATCAAGCCGGATGGAACGATGTGGACCATGGAAGAGTTCTTGGAGTTTATGAAGCAACCCATTGCGGATGGAACGACGAAATCAGAAGAACTGCTGACTTACGTTCGGGAATTGCAAGGCCGCGACGAATTAAATGACGATTTCTCGATTGTTCACGCAGACTTCGTTGCCAACTGA
- a CDS encoding PEP-CTERM sorting domain-containing protein has product MRIKFALCVGAVFSFAILIPEVSAGPKGTVLVPAIQSGSITIDGKFDDWPLASYTTVARQPVYPEALENESTDAFGDHIVWELDRIAGFNGSIAADWDPESLSEFGASVYFGYDENFLYGLGVFIDDEVNGSRDEGGFSNFLNDGLEIFIDAKGDSDDPADEAAFPNFDTEFDEEDLGVTANTDDFQLTVGVNEFFEGGAEQHLERGGDPDIIKEGYLDIRGETDLSSVGGKDIALEQYSNLGEAGAQNPEVLANPDAALSGYAVEWVVPFNLVDGFTPDHDMGFEIFFRDTDDPDDPDPGMGGAGIFWTDWTQNEIVGSDLEAEIPTGLFHTGTWGKLQFVGSLDPTVRLDDGSLTDPTERADYVHDVLGTWIGDSNFDGEFNSTDFVVVFTAGQYEDDLEGNSTWATGDWNGDSEFNSSDFVAAFGDAGYEAGVRAAAAVPEPSSFVLLLIGILGFVRRRR; this is encoded by the coding sequence ATGAGAATTAAATTCGCATTATGCGTTGGGGCTGTCTTTTCCTTCGCTATTTTGATTCCCGAAGTGTCAGCTGGCCCGAAGGGAACCGTATTGGTACCCGCCATTCAATCGGGTTCAATTACCATTGACGGAAAATTCGATGATTGGCCGCTCGCAAGCTACACGACCGTGGCGCGGCAGCCCGTTTATCCCGAAGCGTTAGAGAACGAATCAACAGATGCTTTCGGCGATCATATCGTTTGGGAATTAGATCGAATCGCTGGGTTCAATGGTTCAATTGCTGCTGACTGGGATCCTGAGTCTCTGTCAGAATTCGGGGCGTCCGTTTACTTTGGTTACGATGAAAATTTCCTTTACGGACTAGGTGTTTTCATTGACGACGAGGTGAATGGCTCACGTGACGAAGGCGGCTTTTCAAATTTCCTAAATGACGGATTGGAAATCTTCATTGACGCCAAAGGCGACAGTGATGATCCAGCGGACGAAGCCGCATTCCCGAACTTTGATACCGAATTCGATGAAGAAGACTTAGGAGTCACAGCCAACACGGATGACTTCCAACTGACTGTTGGTGTCAATGAGTTTTTCGAAGGTGGCGCCGAGCAACATCTAGAACGTGGCGGTGATCCGGACATTATCAAGGAAGGATATCTCGACATCCGCGGAGAGACTGATCTTAGCTCGGTCGGCGGCAAAGACATTGCTCTGGAGCAGTATTCCAATTTGGGCGAAGCGGGCGCTCAAAATCCTGAAGTGCTTGCCAATCCCGATGCCGCATTGAGCGGATACGCAGTCGAATGGGTTGTTCCTTTCAACCTGGTCGACGGTTTCACTCCTGATCATGACATGGGCTTCGAAATCTTTTTCCGCGACACAGATGATCCCGATGATCCTGATCCCGGAATGGGCGGTGCAGGAATCTTCTGGACGGATTGGACACAAAACGAAATCGTGGGCAGCGACCTGGAAGCCGAAATTCCAACCGGTTTGTTCCATACAGGCACCTGGGGAAAACTGCAGTTTGTCGGAAGCCTGGATCCAACCGTTCGCCTCGATGATGGCTCATTAACAGATCCTACCGAGCGTGCCGATTACGTGCACGATGTTCTCGGCACTTGGATTGGTGACTCAAACTTTGACGGCGAATTCAATTCGACCGACTTCGTTGTAGTCTTTACGGCTGGCCAGTATGAAGACGATTTGGAAGGCAATTCAACCTGGGCCACAGGCGATTGGAATGGCGACAGCGAGTTCAATTCCAGCGATTTCGTCGCAGCCTTTGGAGACGCTGGTTACGAAGCGGGTGTGCGTGCGGCAGCAGCGGTCCCCGAACCGAGCAGTTTCGTACTTCTCTTGATCGGTATTCTGGGGTTCGTCCGTCGTCGACGTTAA